Part of the Pedobacter roseus genome is shown below.
ACAGCGACACCTTCAGGAGAAATTTTCTCTAAAGTACCTTTTACAACAGGTAAAGAATCAGAAACCACTTTTACCTGGTAATTGATAAATTCCTGCGCTTTAACGCTGTTCAGAAACAGGTTACTGATCAAAAAACAGAGCGATAAAAAGAAAATTTTCATTGGAGAGCGGTTTAGTTGGTTAGATTGGTTAATCGGTTAACTGTTTAAATCGGTTAATTGTAATAATTGGTTAACTGGTTAATTGTTAAAATCGGTTAATTGTTAAAATCGACTAAAGACTGCTGACTCAAGACTTCGGACTAAATTCAATCAATCCACTCCCAACTCCAAACGCCCAACTCCAAACTTTAGTGCGTAGCATTAGGCGCTTAGCGGGAAAACTCCAAACTGAAAACTCCCAACTCCAAACTAATCAACTTCCCATTTCCAGAATTTTATCAAACTCAGTAGCTTTTAGTGGCATTACCGATAAACGGCCCTGGCGCACTAAAGAGATATCTGTTAAACTTGGTTCAGCTTTGATCTGCTCTAAAGATACCGGATTTTTCAGGCTTTCTACCGGCGATAAATCAACCACTACCCAGTTGGCATCATCGGTGGTTGGATCCTGGTAAAACTCCCTCACCACTTTAGCAATGCCCACCACGTTTTTCCCTTCGTTACTGTGGTAAAAAAGTACTAAATCGCCTTCTTTCATGGTTTTGAGGTTATTCCTCGCCTGATAATTACGCACACCATCCCAAAAGGTACGGCCATCTTCGTTAAATTTTTCCCAACTGTATTTAAAAGGCTCTGATTTTACTAACCAATGGTTCATTGTATTTCTTAATTTAAAGCCCAAAACTAACAAAACAGAACGGATTAGGAAATAGGTTTGAAAGAATGAGTTTTCAAAATATTAAGAATTGATTAGTTTTTCGGAATATCATTTTCAATGAAAATTAATATCTTGTGAATATAAATTAATAATAAAAATGGCAGAATACGCTTTACCATACTTCGGAAACTTATCAACAGAAAATTTAGAAGAATATTATGATGTTGATATTGAATTAAATGGAAATGAAATTCAAGTAGACCTTAACTTTGAACACCAGACGGTTGACACATTAATACTGGGCAAAGTAAAAAATTTCATTGAAAAATTAGAAAAATTTGACAACCTGAATAAGACATATATTCTCAATGACTATAATGACGAAGATGGCGACACAGTAAAATTTTACTTAGAACACCATCTTGAGGAAGTTGATAAAGAAGACCTTACAAAACTTGTAAACTTTGCCGACACCATAACAGAACCCGAAAAGCAACTTTTGTCAAAATTGAAATTAGTTAGAGTTGGTCTTTATCCTGATAATGAAGATAACTTCGCCATTTTTGACTACTCAATTGGAAAGGATATAACAAATTATTTGGTAGTAATAAATACTGATGAGAACGGACAACTGGACTATATGACAATGGAAAGCTAATACCTACTACCACCATCCATTACTAGCGCAAGTCTTAGCGTTTACGCTAGTTGACTGAATGGCTTGTGCTTAGCAGATATTTAATTGACTGATTTATTAAGCACAAGTCAGGCCAATACTTTGGCCAGGGGCACTAAGAGTTGCGCTAGATGTGGTAAAAGTAAAATTTTTGGTAAGCATTTCAATTGTCATTTAGACTTTTTTTCACTTGTTTCAATTAAATATGCTTTGAACATTATTTGTTATATTTCCGTAGTTAAGATTATATTAAATCATGCTATATTTACGATTGATATGTTAAATTATAATTTAATAACATTGATTTTAATAGTATGAAAATAGAGATAAATTCCATAGATGATGATCAAGTAATCGATAGTAAGTTTGTAACTGCTAAAACAAACTATGGATATGCATTAGAAGTATTGTACCCCCTGATTGATCGGTTAGATATTCAGCGCAATTTGCAAAACCCTTCATTTTACAATAGACTTCGGTTGGATTTATTAAAAGGTTGTGTTATGCCGCCTATAACGTTGGCACTAGTCGTAGAAAAGGGAAAACTGCCTTCAAATATAAAAGATGCAGAGGCGTATATAACTTCAAATATCTCGAATGCGTTTGTTTTAGATGGCATTCAAAGGTTAAACACATTGCACAGAGCTTCAGAACAATCAGATGATGTTGAGAAAATCGATAATAGCAGACCGCTATTCTTAAATATACTTATTTGTCTTAAGCCAGACAACCTGTTGTATAGGATGATAACGTTGAATAATGGTCAGAAGCCAATGTCTGCCAATCATCAGATTGAGATACTTCTAGGAAATATCTATAAGTTCAAAGACCTCGATATCATTATTAGTACCGAGAAGGAAAAAGGAAAAAAGGGCAAATATGAACATTCTTTTAACAAATCGGATATCATAAAAAGTTACCTAGCTTTCCTAGCTAAAAGTACAGCTATAGATAATAAAAAGATTATCGAAAGCAAAATGGATGAGTTATTGGCGAATAAAATAATTGCGTCTAAGATAACAGAAGATAAGATTCAATTCAACGATGTTATCACTTTAATAAATCGCCTTTCTTCATCGGA
Proteins encoded:
- a CDS encoding EVE domain-containing protein — translated: MNHWLVKSEPFKYSWEKFNEDGRTFWDGVRNYQARNNLKTMKEGDLVLFYHSNEGKNVVGIAKVVREFYQDPTTDDANWVVVDLSPVESLKNPVSLEQIKAEPSLTDISLVRQGRLSVMPLKATEFDKILEMGS
- a CDS encoding DUF2004 domain-containing protein, with the protein product MAEYALPYFGNLSTENLEEYYDVDIELNGNEIQVDLNFEHQTVDTLILGKVKNFIEKLEKFDNLNKTYILNDYNDEDGDTVKFYLEHHLEEVDKEDLTKLVNFADTITEPEKQLLSKLKLVRVGLYPDNEDNFAIFDYSIGKDITNYLVVINTDENGQLDYMTMES